A genomic stretch from Alosa sapidissima isolate fAloSap1 chromosome 3, fAloSap1.pri, whole genome shotgun sequence includes:
- the aspdh gene encoding putative L-aspartate dehydrogenase isoform X2 — MGLSLAFVWNRNIEKLKDSVPEELILHSLPEFPQRGADVIVEVCHPQIVKEFGAQFLSKSHFLVGSPSALSDPNLDQELRRAAKHHGKTLYVPSGALWGGQDIQKLNDCGTLTALTVRMSKHPSCFRLSKDLLSDWSEGEGRRVIVSGPVADICPLAPNNVNTMAAAAIAGSTLGFTGVRGELVSDTALRDYHVVEVEVTGVDGFTVKTVRRNPAKLGAVTGNATYNSFWSSLLVCRGHGGRVYLC, encoded by the exons ATGGGACTTAGCTTGGCATTTGTGTGGAACAGAAATATAGAGAAACTCAAAGATTCAGTACCTGAAGAACTCATTCTCCATAGCTTACCGGAGTTTCCACAAAg GGGAGCTGATGTGATTGTGGAAGTATGTCATCCTCAGATTGTAAAAGAATTTGGGGCCCAGTTCCTTTCAAAATCTCATTTCCTG GTGGGAAGCCCCTCAGCCCTGTCAGACCCTAACCTTGACCAGGAGCTGCGCCGTGCTGCAAAGCATCATGGGAAAACACTTTATGTACCCAGTGGAGCATTATGGGGTGGGCAGGACATACAGAAGCTAAATGACTGTGGAACTTTGACA GCCCTAACCGTCAGGATGTCTAAGCATCCATCCTGTTTCCGTCTGTCAAAAGACCTCCTAAGTGATTGGTCAGAGGGGGAGGGTAGGCGGGTCATCGTCAGTGGTCCTGTTGCAGATATCTGTCCACTCGCCCCGAACAATGTCAACACCATGGCAGCGGCCGCTATTGCTGGGTCAACACTGGGCTTCACAGGAGTCCGAGGCGAGCTTGTGTCAGACACAGC CCTGAGAGATTATCATGTGGTGGAAGTAGAAGTGACCGGTGTGGATGGATTCACTGTGAAAACCGTCAGGAGGAACCCAGCCAAATTAGGAGCCGTGACTGGCAACGCCACCTATAACTCCTTCTGGAGCAGTTTACTAG TTTGCAGAGGCCATGGAGGTAGAGTCTACCTGTGCTGA
- the aspdh gene encoding putative L-aspartate dehydrogenase isoform X1 produces the protein MAQKPATMQIGIIGFGHLGQFLVERIQKEGPEMGLSLAFVWNRNIEKLKDSVPEELILHSLPEFPQRGADVIVEVCHPQIVKEFGAQFLSKSHFLVGSPSALSDPNLDQELRRAAKHHGKTLYVPSGALWGGQDIQKLNDCGTLTALTVRMSKHPSCFRLSKDLLSDWSEGEGRRVIVSGPVADICPLAPNNVNTMAAAAIAGSTLGFTGVRGELVSDTALRDYHVVEVEVTGVDGFTVKTVRRNPAKLGAVTGNATYNSFWSSLLVCRGHGGRVYLC, from the exons ATGGCTCAGAAACCTGCGACAATGCAGATTGGCATCATAGGATTTGGGCATTTAG GACAATTTCTTGTGGAGAGAATTCAGAAGGAGGGACCAGAAATGGGACTTAGCTTGGCATTTGTGTGGAACAGAAATATAGAGAAACTCAAAGATTCAGTACCTGAAGAACTCATTCTCCATAGCTTACCGGAGTTTCCACAAAg GGGAGCTGATGTGATTGTGGAAGTATGTCATCCTCAGATTGTAAAAGAATTTGGGGCCCAGTTCCTTTCAAAATCTCATTTCCTG GTGGGAAGCCCCTCAGCCCTGTCAGACCCTAACCTTGACCAGGAGCTGCGCCGTGCTGCAAAGCATCATGGGAAAACACTTTATGTACCCAGTGGAGCATTATGGGGTGGGCAGGACATACAGAAGCTAAATGACTGTGGAACTTTGACA GCCCTAACCGTCAGGATGTCTAAGCATCCATCCTGTTTCCGTCTGTCAAAAGACCTCCTAAGTGATTGGTCAGAGGGGGAGGGTAGGCGGGTCATCGTCAGTGGTCCTGTTGCAGATATCTGTCCACTCGCCCCGAACAATGTCAACACCATGGCAGCGGCCGCTATTGCTGGGTCAACACTGGGCTTCACAGGAGTCCGAGGCGAGCTTGTGTCAGACACAGC CCTGAGAGATTATCATGTGGTGGAAGTAGAAGTGACCGGTGTGGATGGATTCACTGTGAAAACCGTCAGGAGGAACCCAGCCAAATTAGGAGCCGTGACTGGCAACGCCACCTATAACTCCTTCTGGAGCAGTTTACTAG TTTGCAGAGGCCATGGAGGTAGAGTCTACCTGTGCTGA